A window of Candidatus Nitrospira allomarina genomic DNA:
ACCGTTCCATGGAAAAGGGAACTGCCGTTCGCGGCCGGGCTTTCCCGGTCGGGCATCGCGGTCCATTGGGCCAGGCAAAAGATTTCACAACTCACGGATCACCAGGCTTCATCGGCCCAACCTGATCAATCCAAACAGCAAACGGAACTCCGTCAGGGGGTCATCGATGTGGCCCTTAGACATCATCTGGTTAGCCGCTACACCAGTCTGGTGGCCGTAGAAACCACCCCTGCTCGCCCTGAACATCGCCCACTCCACTCCCATGCGATGAAGGCCAACCTTCCGCATGGCATGCAGTACGAGGCAATCTTTGGCTGGCCGCAAACCGCCACACCGTCAACGCTCTATCTTCTGTTAGGAATTTTCATGCTCTGGATGGGAGGGTTATGGACGCGACAACAAGTCGCACGGATGTGACACCCCATACGCGTCGGGTGTTGGCAGGCATGTTGTTGGTCCTGGGAGTCTGGTTGATTGGACAGGGGCTGTGGATTCCCGTGAAGGCCATTGCCGCCCAATGGCTCTTGCAACATGCCTGGGCACAGACTCTTAAGACACAACAACCTGCCAAACCCTGGCCGTGGGCGGATACCTGGCCGATCGGACGCTTGCTCGTTCCGCGACACCGCATCGACCAGATTATCCTGGCCGATGACAGCGGACAATCGTTAGCCTTCGGACCGGGACAGCTTTCCGGAAGAGTGCAGGCGGATGAACCCGGTGCCATCGTGTTGAGCGGACATCGCGATACGCACTTTCAGTTCTTACAATATCTTCAGAAAGACGATCTCGTCGCTGTGGAATGGCCGACTGGGAATCGAACGTCCTATTTCGTTCAGGAACACATGATAGTTGATAGCCGCCACACCCGTCTTGCCAATCATGCGGATGCAGATGCATTGATCTTGACGACCTGTTATCCCTTTGATGCGATCGTCCCTGGCGGGCCGCTCAGGTATGTGGTGAGAGCAGAAAAATTCTAGCGCTGAAGAATGACAGTCGTGCAGGAAAGAGAATAGTTCACGTTCGGCTGTATCGTTTGGTTGAAAACCCACTCGCGTCCACCTGCCCGAGACGCTCAAACTCGGTTATCCCTCACAACCATCCCTTCCGCTTAAAATACCAATAGGGAGCGATTCCGGATAACACCATGGCGCATAAAGCCAGGGGATACCCCCACCACCAATGCAGTTCCGGCATCACATC
This region includes:
- a CDS encoding class GN sortase, yielding MDATTSRTDVTPHTRRVLAGMLLVLGVWLIGQGLWIPVKAIAAQWLLQHAWAQTLKTQQPAKPWPWADTWPIGRLLVPRHRIDQIILADDSGQSLAFGPGQLSGRVQADEPGAIVLSGHRDTHFQFLQYLQKDDLVAVEWPTGNRTSYFVQEHMIVDSRHTRLANHADADALILTTCYPFDAIVPGGPLRYVVRAEKF